The Sphingomonas sp. KR3-1 genome contains a region encoding:
- a CDS encoding MlaD family protein gives METRSNHVLVGTVVLILLAVLALFIVWLAQLSGGNERQYDIFFRQAVDGLNPGSAVAFSGVPSGQVKAIEFWKPDPQLVRVRITVKEEVPILEGTTATIQSSFTGPSTVQLEGAVKGAPPIKCPREHPEAACPLGVPVIPTKPGGLGAIFSSAPKLLERLTTLTERLTELMSDKNQASIAGILANTNRLTDALADRGPEIAATLAETRIAIQKFGVATEQIGELAKTTNGVVSEDIKPTIANLNKTIASAKRSMDALEGAVNDARPGVQNFSKKTMPEIGQLIQDLRQMAQSLSSVADKIDQGGAGGLVGGTKLPDYKPKK, from the coding sequence GGCACCGTCGTGCTGATCCTGCTCGCCGTGCTTGCCCTGTTCATCGTCTGGCTGGCGCAGCTCTCGGGCGGCAATGAGCGCCAATATGACATCTTCTTCCGCCAGGCGGTCGACGGGCTCAACCCGGGCTCGGCGGTGGCATTCTCCGGCGTGCCCTCGGGCCAGGTGAAGGCGATCGAATTCTGGAAGCCCGATCCCCAGCTGGTGCGCGTGCGCATCACCGTGAAGGAGGAAGTGCCGATCCTCGAAGGCACCACCGCGACGATCCAGAGCAGCTTCACCGGCCCCAGCACCGTGCAGCTCGAAGGCGCGGTGAAGGGCGCCCCGCCGATCAAGTGCCCGCGCGAGCATCCCGAGGCGGCCTGCCCGCTCGGCGTGCCGGTGATCCCGACCAAGCCCGGCGGCCTCGGCGCGATCTTCTCCTCCGCGCCGAAGCTGCTCGAGCGGCTGACGACGCTGACCGAGCGGCTGACCGAGCTGATGAGCGACAAGAACCAGGCCTCGATCGCCGGCATCCTGGCGAACACCAATCGCCTGACCGACGCGCTCGCCGATCGCGGGCCCGAGATCGCCGCGACGCTGGCCGAGACGCGGATCGCGATCCAGAAGTTCGGCGTCGCCACCGAGCAGATCGGCGAGCTCGCCAAGACGACCAACGGCGTCGTCTCCGAGGACATCAAGCCGACCATCGCCAATCTGAACAAGACGATCGCCTCGGCCAAGCGCAGCATGGATGCGCTGGAAGGCGCAGTGAACGATGCGCGGCCGGGCGTGCAGAACTTCTCGAAGAAGACGATGCCCGAGATCGGCCAGCTCATCCAGGATCTGCGCCAGATGGCCCAGTCGCTCTCCTCGGTCGCCGACAAGATCGATCAGGGCGGCGCCGGCGGCCTGGTCGGCGGCACCAAACTCCCCGACTACAAGCCCAAGAAGTGA
- a CDS encoding DNA cytosine methyltransferase gives MVDGSDVTDLPVISLFSGAMGLDLGLERAGFRIAVALECNPYAVATIRANRPNLPLIDRPIEEVTTQEILDAAGLRAGDPVVVAGGPSCQVFSTAGARKSLGDPRGGLFEHFVRVVHESQPRFFVMENVRGLLSAAARHRPLNQRGPGHPPLQPDEELGSALQVVAAHLRELGYYTIFDVLNSADFGTPQTRQRLLFLGSRDGEAMRMPMPTHARSGGDKIQWRTLRDAAGDLHDAAPEFYTFCPAKEKYLKLVPEGGNWRDLPENVRKEALGRAYDSWGGRSGFFRRLSWDRPSPALTTRPDSKATSLCHPTELRPLSVREYARVQEFPDDWIFSGPVRKKYEQVGNAVPLGLGEAAGRAIQSVMATQSITDRRGQVECFNLDLLSKLAKRPKTIVNPPRMRSDTETDTISDWYNGPGRMRRDPIDYAAPEIAEELRRRMNLPATEVPEGDNADDTAEDTLIAAE, from the coding sequence ATGGTCGACGGAAGTGATGTGACAGACCTTCCTGTAATCTCACTATTTTCGGGCGCGATGGGCCTAGATTTAGGCCTTGAACGCGCGGGTTTCCGGATCGCGGTAGCGTTGGAATGCAATCCTTATGCGGTTGCTACCATTCGCGCCAACCGTCCCAACTTGCCGCTCATAGATCGGCCTATTGAAGAGGTCACGACCCAGGAAATTCTCGATGCTGCGGGTTTACGTGCCGGCGATCCAGTTGTCGTCGCCGGCGGACCGAGTTGTCAGGTATTCAGTACCGCCGGCGCGCGCAAATCTTTGGGCGATCCGCGTGGCGGATTGTTCGAGCATTTCGTCCGTGTTGTTCACGAGAGCCAACCACGGTTTTTCGTGATGGAAAACGTTCGTGGCCTGCTCTCCGCCGCGGCTCGGCATCGCCCCCTAAATCAACGAGGACCGGGCCATCCTCCGCTTCAACCGGACGAAGAATTGGGTTCGGCCTTGCAGGTCGTGGCCGCTCATCTGCGCGAGCTTGGCTATTATACGATCTTTGATGTGTTGAACTCGGCAGACTTTGGAACGCCACAGACGCGGCAACGCTTGCTTTTCCTGGGCAGTCGCGATGGCGAGGCGATGCGCATGCCTATGCCAACGCACGCACGTAGCGGAGGCGACAAAATTCAGTGGCGGACGCTCCGCGATGCCGCAGGCGATCTTCATGATGCAGCGCCTGAATTCTATACCTTCTGCCCCGCGAAGGAGAAGTATCTTAAGCTTGTCCCGGAAGGTGGAAACTGGCGCGATTTGCCCGAAAATGTCCGCAAGGAAGCATTGGGTCGTGCCTATGATTCCTGGGGTGGGCGTTCCGGCTTCTTTCGGCGCTTATCCTGGGATCGCCCCAGCCCAGCGCTGACTACGCGACCTGACAGCAAGGCCACCAGCCTATGCCATCCGACCGAATTGCGGCCGCTCAGCGTGCGCGAATATGCTCGGGTGCAGGAGTTCCCGGACGATTGGATTTTCTCGGGCCCCGTGCGCAAGAAATATGAGCAGGTCGGCAACGCTGTGCCGCTTGGGCTGGGCGAGGCCGCCGGACGGGCGATCCAATCAGTGATGGCGACACAGTCGATCACCGATCGCCGTGGCCAGGTTGAATGTTTCAATCTCGATCTGCTAAGCAAGCTGGCGAAACGCCCCAAGACAATCGTCAATCCGCCGCGGATGCGCAGTGACACCGAAACCGACACCATCTCGGACTGGTACAACGGGCCGGGCCGAATGCGACGCGATCCGATCGACTATGCCGCACCGGAGATCGCGGAAGAATTGCGTCGACGCATGAACCTGCCAGCGACGGAGGTACCAGAAGGGGATAATGCCGACGACACCGCTGAAGATACCCTAATTGCCGCCGAGTAA
- a CDS encoding DUF3363 domain-containing protein, protein MLRGVDDRGENLVIAHEYIAHGFRERAAELATLDLGPRTDREIEARLRHDVDQERLTAIDWRLLYRMNDDRVMSPADNDPFKQAVATGRLRKLAAMGLAEPIGEGRHRLADGLEDTLRRMGERGDIIRTMQRELTARRIDRAGADHVIDAQPREPIVGRVIHRGLSDGLRDRHFMMIDGVDGRVHYVDNGRGEATQLEGSWSLEFSLSVACPTFCSRRKRGGGIKRRQLLVPFGAFWCITVLISTGRDLVCRVRMRDLQSPSIVRFTRRCSMSRIAGGHVSPSATSSNWRSRDCSNR, encoded by the coding sequence ATGCTGCGCGGCGTCGATGACCGTGGCGAGAATCTCGTCATCGCCCACGAATACATCGCGCATGGCTTTCGCGAGCGTGCGGCCGAGCTTGCGACGCTCGACCTGGGGCCTCGCACCGACCGCGAGATCGAGGCGCGGCTACGCCACGATGTCGACCAGGAGCGGCTGACCGCGATCGACTGGCGCCTGCTGTATCGGATGAATGACGACCGCGTGATGTCGCCCGCCGATAACGACCCGTTCAAGCAAGCGGTCGCGACCGGCCGATTGCGCAAGCTCGCGGCGATGGGCTTGGCCGAGCCGATCGGCGAAGGCCGTCATCGCCTGGCCGATGGGCTGGAAGACACGCTGCGCCGTATGGGCGAGCGCGGCGATATCATCCGCACCATGCAGCGCGAGTTGACCGCGCGCCGGATCGATCGCGCCGGTGCCGACCACGTAATCGACGCGCAACCGCGCGAACCGATCGTCGGGCGGGTGATCCATCGGGGCCTTTCCGACGGCCTTCGCGACCGACACTTCATGATGATCGACGGCGTCGATGGCCGGGTCCACTATGTCGATAACGGCCGGGGCGAGGCGACGCAGCTAGAGGGCTCGTGGTCATTAGAGTTCAGCCTATCCGTGGCCTGCCCAACCTTTTGCTCTCGCCGCAAGCGAGGCGGCGGCATAAAGCGCCGGCAATTGTTGGTGCCATTTGGTGCGTTTTGGTGTATAACTGTGCTGATTAGCACGGGACGCGATTTGGTATGCAGGGTGAGGATGCGCGATTTACAGTCACCGTCGATCGTCAGATTTACGAGGCGCTGCTCAATGTCACGGATCGCCGGCGGCCACGTCTCACCAAGCGCTACGTCGTCGAATTGGCGCTCTCGCGACTGCTCGAACAGGTGA
- a CDS encoding ABC-type transport auxiliary lipoprotein family protein, translating to MKKLALLLLAGPLAAPLGGCVSIGGKPPKVPFITIQAAEQIKPGDLQTPASGSTVTVVFPTVPHELATTRVPVHSGANDVSYLKDAQWVEAPPRLFARLVGDTISARTGRPVLSYRQSQVDPGATLSGELRSFGIDADTNEAVVQFDALLVKGSDPAAFQKRRFEARVPVTEVKPAPVAAALNQAANQVAVEVADWIGK from the coding sequence ATGAAGAAGCTCGCACTCCTGCTCCTGGCTGGCCCGCTCGCCGCGCCGCTCGGCGGCTGCGTCTCGATCGGCGGCAAGCCGCCCAAGGTGCCGTTCATCACGATCCAGGCGGCCGAGCAGATCAAGCCCGGCGACCTGCAGACCCCCGCCTCGGGATCGACCGTCACCGTCGTCTTCCCCACGGTGCCGCATGAGCTGGCGACGACGCGCGTGCCGGTCCATTCGGGCGCCAACGACGTCTCCTATCTGAAGGACGCCCAGTGGGTGGAGGCGCCGCCGCGCCTGTTCGCCCGGCTGGTCGGCGACACGATCTCGGCGCGCACCGGCCGCCCGGTGTTGAGCTATCGCCAGTCGCAGGTCGATCCGGGCGCGACGCTCTCGGGCGAGCTGCGCAGCTTCGGCATCGACGCGGATACCAACGAGGCCGTGGTCCAGTTCGACGCGCTGCTGGTGAAGGGCAGCGATCCCGCCGCCTTCCAGAAGCGCCGCTTCGAAGCGCGCGTGCCGGTCACCGAAGTGAAGCCGGCCCCGGTGGCGGCGGCGCTCAACCAGGCGGCGAACCAGGTCGCGGTGGAAGTGGCGGACTGGATCGGGAAATAG
- a CDS encoding IS110 family transposase codes for MLQNQYWVGLDIGEAMTAICVTDDAGAVVLENACESTLRAVDAVLDRFPKDQIGLVGLESGIGSNLTRKLKNLGYPVGAFEARKASKFLAIRRNKTDPGDAAGLAQLARLGRATVSQVHTKTLETQLLQSKLSMRRLLIKLRLSLESSVRSRVRSYGAYVKFARKPVDLRQAIHDANLQILADDGIDIAAEICPLIDLWEAVRAYLKQLDKALLLEAKAHPICKNLMSVPGVGPICALSFYSAVEDPSRFRRASEVASYLGLTPRIYQSGKAFSTRGISKMGNKMTRSSLVTAATVMLCVSKKESALRTWGLSLVERIGRRRAAVAVARKLSVVMLSMWRSGSEFRANTP; via the coding sequence ATGCTCCAAAATCAGTACTGGGTCGGACTCGACATCGGCGAGGCGATGACAGCAATTTGCGTGACCGACGATGCGGGCGCAGTCGTTCTCGAAAATGCGTGTGAATCGACCCTCCGAGCTGTGGACGCTGTTCTAGATCGGTTTCCAAAGGACCAGATCGGCCTTGTCGGTCTTGAGTCGGGCATCGGCTCGAACCTGACCCGGAAATTGAAAAATCTCGGGTATCCAGTTGGTGCATTTGAAGCGCGCAAGGCGAGCAAGTTTCTAGCGATTCGCCGAAACAAAACCGATCCTGGTGACGCTGCTGGTCTCGCGCAACTCGCGCGACTAGGCCGGGCTACCGTGAGCCAAGTTCATACGAAGACACTCGAGACCCAACTGCTACAGTCGAAACTTTCGATGCGGCGATTGTTGATCAAGCTTCGGCTGTCATTGGAATCGAGCGTGAGGTCGCGGGTCAGGAGTTATGGCGCATACGTCAAATTCGCTCGAAAGCCGGTCGACCTTCGGCAGGCAATCCACGATGCCAATCTGCAGATTCTAGCGGACGACGGCATCGATATTGCAGCGGAGATTTGTCCGCTGATCGACCTCTGGGAAGCTGTCCGAGCTTATCTGAAGCAGCTCGATAAAGCACTTTTGCTAGAAGCGAAAGCTCATCCGATCTGCAAGAACTTGATGTCGGTTCCGGGTGTAGGTCCGATCTGCGCGCTGTCATTCTACTCCGCCGTAGAGGATCCGTCGCGCTTCAGGCGGGCGTCCGAGGTCGCGAGTTACCTCGGTCTGACACCGCGAATTTATCAATCCGGCAAGGCTTTTAGTACCCGTGGCATCAGTAAGATGGGTAACAAAATGACCCGCTCGAGCTTGGTAACGGCAGCAACTGTTATGTTGTGTGTTAGCAAAAAGGAGAGCGCGTTAAGGACATGGGGCCTGTCGCTCGTCGAACGAATCGGTCGACGACGGGCAGCGGTAGCTGTGGCTAGAAAGCTGTCGGTCGTGATGCTCTCAATGTGGCGATCTGGTTCGGAATTTCGAGCCAATACGCCATAA
- a CDS encoding ParB N-terminal domain-containing protein, with translation MELRHIAIANLCVSATNMRAKGKADLSHILPSIRARGVLVPLIVRPSESEDRFEIVAGKRRYHAALAVADESGEDEPLPCAIMAAGDDAAALEASLIENVARLDPDEVNLWESFTRLVREGRSPEDIALTFGLTELQVKRTLALGNLLPRIRGLYRKGDIDAATVRHLTLASKARQRDWLALLDDPEAYCPTGHQLKAWLFGGASIPVSAALFDMVGYDGEIISDLFGEERYFADTTSFWAAQTVAIEAKAEGYREAGWSEVVVLPTGDTFHGWEHERCPKRKGGKVFISVGARGDVTVHEGYVSLKEARRRAKGEASQVDKPVRPEISAPIQNYVDLHRHAAVRADLAGQPSLALRVMVAHAIAGSPLWNVRVEAQKAHSDAIAESVESCAAEAAFDEKRRAVLALLDFDPDTPTVTRGYGGEHGLAGLLVRLIELPDVQVLDILAIVMAETLEAGSALIEVLGPMLGTDMAKVWQADDALLDLIKDREVLGAVLADVAGTDVAAANEAATGKVKRGIVRDCLTGENGRAKVMGWVPKWMAFPPAAYTERGGVCSVSRAAKIAGLSAPRPEPQPMLQAA, from the coding sequence ATGGAACTCAGGCATATCGCTATCGCCAATCTCTGCGTCTCGGCCACGAACATGCGGGCCAAGGGCAAGGCGGACCTGTCACACATCCTGCCGTCGATACGGGCGCGGGGCGTGCTGGTCCCGCTGATCGTGCGGCCCTCGGAGAGCGAGGACCGGTTCGAGATCGTGGCGGGCAAGCGGCGCTATCATGCGGCTCTGGCGGTCGCGGACGAGAGCGGCGAGGACGAACCCCTGCCCTGCGCGATCATGGCGGCGGGCGATGATGCGGCGGCGCTGGAAGCCTCGCTGATCGAGAATGTCGCGCGGCTGGACCCCGATGAGGTCAATCTGTGGGAGAGCTTCACGCGGCTGGTCCGCGAGGGGCGGTCACCCGAGGACATCGCGCTGACCTTCGGGCTGACCGAGCTTCAGGTGAAACGGACGCTGGCGCTGGGCAATCTGCTTCCGCGCATCCGAGGGCTCTATCGCAAGGGCGACATCGACGCAGCGACGGTGCGGCATCTGACCCTCGCGTCCAAGGCGCGGCAGCGCGACTGGCTGGCGTTACTGGACGATCCCGAAGCGTATTGCCCAACCGGCCATCAGCTCAAGGCGTGGCTGTTCGGTGGTGCGTCGATTCCGGTCAGCGCGGCGCTGTTCGATATGGTTGGCTATGACGGTGAGATCATATCCGACCTGTTCGGCGAGGAGCGCTATTTCGCGGACACGACCAGCTTCTGGGCGGCGCAAACCGTCGCCATCGAAGCTAAGGCGGAGGGATATCGCGAGGCGGGATGGTCCGAGGTGGTGGTGCTCCCGACCGGCGACACCTTCCATGGCTGGGAGCATGAGCGGTGCCCCAAGCGCAAGGGCGGCAAGGTGTTCATCAGCGTCGGTGCGCGCGGCGACGTTACCGTGCATGAGGGCTATGTCTCGCTCAAGGAGGCGCGTCGGCGTGCGAAGGGCGAGGCCAGCCAGGTCGACAAGCCGGTCCGGCCCGAGATCAGTGCCCCGATCCAGAACTATGTAGATCTGCACCGGCACGCGGCGGTGCGTGCGGACCTTGCCGGGCAGCCGTCGCTCGCGCTGCGGGTGATGGTCGCCCATGCCATTGCCGGTTCGCCGCTCTGGAATGTCCGGGTCGAGGCGCAGAAGGCGCATAGCGATGCCATCGCCGAGAGCGTGGAAAGCTGTGCCGCAGAAGCTGCGTTCGACGAGAAGCGGCGCGCGGTACTGGCGCTGCTCGACTTCGATCCCGACACCCCGACCGTCACGCGCGGCTATGGCGGGGAGCATGGCTTGGCGGGGTTGCTGGTCCGGCTGATCGAACTACCCGATGTGCAAGTGCTCGACATACTCGCCATCGTCATGGCCGAGACACTCGAAGCAGGGAGCGCCTTGATCGAGGTGCTGGGGCCGATGCTCGGCACCGACATGGCCAAGGTCTGGCAGGCCGACGACGCGCTGCTCGACCTTATCAAGGACCGCGAGGTGCTTGGTGCGGTGCTGGCCGATGTGGCGGGGACCGATGTCGCCGCTGCCAACGAGGCCGCGACCGGCAAGGTCAAGCGCGGAATCGTGCGCGATTGCCTGACCGGCGAGAACGGGCGCGCGAAAGTCATGGGCTGGGTGCCGAAGTGGATGGCTTTTCCACCTGCCGCCTACACCGAGCGCGGTGGTGTCTGTTCCGTCAGCCGCGCCGCCAAGATCGCTGGCCTCTCCGCCCCTCGGCCCGAGCCGCAGCCGATGCTGCAAGCCGCCTGA
- a CDS encoding sigma factor-like helix-turn-helix DNA-binding protein, with product MTDEPDPITLKRLERAVRRLPRMQREIFLAARLDDMDYFEIAERTGLSVREVERELAQALASIDRRMSRPPKQWWWRR from the coding sequence ATGACCGACGAACCTGATCCCATCACCCTGAAGCGGCTCGAGCGGGCGGTCCGCAGGCTGCCCCGGATGCAGCGCGAAATCTTCCTCGCCGCCCGGCTCGACGACATGGACTATTTCGAAATTGCCGAGCGTACCGGACTCTCCGTTCGGGAGGTGGAGCGGGAGCTAGCGCAAGCCCTTGCCAGCATCGACCGCCGGATGAGCAGACCACCGAAGCAATGGTGGTGGCGTCGTTGA
- a CDS encoding HEPN domain-containing protein, whose translation MKTDLDHLPPAKQRELERVVQILFEEFGDAIAIATSDWKKNARILKVILYGSYARGGWVDEPHTAKGYQSDFDLLIIVNNERLTDRIEFWSTAEDRLNRELAITKTLRTPVNFIVHTFHEVNDGLAHGRYFFMDIARDGIALYQSEDTEFHEPKPKTPEQALAMAREYFDEWFPSASVFLDTANGLVEKGRTKEAAFIMHQAAERLYHCILLVCTFYTPHVHNLGFLRTQAERIDPRLIDAWPRDNRTDRSRFEKLKGAYVKARYSKHFRISEEELAWLSERVEALGQAVQVVCEERIATLQHSVAA comes from the coding sequence ATGAAGACCGATCTTGATCATCTTCCGCCTGCCAAGCAGCGCGAGCTGGAGCGCGTCGTCCAGATCCTGTTCGAGGAGTTCGGCGACGCAATCGCCATCGCGACCTCGGACTGGAAGAAGAACGCGCGCATCCTCAAGGTCATCCTCTACGGCAGTTATGCGCGTGGCGGCTGGGTCGATGAGCCCCACACCGCCAAGGGCTACCAGTCGGATTTCGACCTGCTGATCATCGTCAACAACGAGAGGCTGACCGACCGTATCGAGTTCTGGTCGACCGCAGAGGATCGGCTTAACCGCGAATTGGCAATCACCAAGACGCTGCGCACGCCGGTCAATTTCATTGTGCATACGTTCCACGAAGTGAACGACGGGCTCGCGCATGGGCGCTATTTCTTCATGGACATCGCGCGGGACGGCATCGCGCTATACCAGAGCGAGGATACCGAATTCCACGAGCCCAAGCCGAAGACGCCGGAGCAGGCGCTGGCGATGGCGCGGGAGTATTTTGACGAGTGGTTTCCTAGCGCGAGCGTGTTTCTCGACACGGCCAACGGACTGGTTGAGAAGGGGCGGACGAAAGAAGCGGCCTTCATCATGCATCAAGCCGCTGAACGCCTCTATCATTGCATCCTGCTCGTCTGCACCTTCTACACTCCGCACGTCCACAATCTCGGCTTTCTGCGTACCCAAGCTGAGCGGATCGACCCGCGCTTGATCGACGCGTGGCCGCGCGACAATCGCACCGACCGGTCGCGCTTCGAGAAACTCAAGGGCGCTTATGTGAAGGCTCGATATTCGAAGCACTTCCGTATTAGCGAAGAGGAGCTTGCTTGGCTAAGCGAACGCGTCGAGGCGCTTGGTCAAGCCGTACAGGTTGTCTGCGAGGAGCGCATCGCTACGCTGCAGCACAGTGTGGCCGCTTGA
- a CDS encoding AlpA family phage regulatory protein, with product MHTDTPDSILRIKTVLQRTGLSRSTMYRKMQNGTFPKNVQISTRCAGWRESAVNAWLRNPMFYEASEQDG from the coding sequence ATGCATACCGATACCCCCGACAGCATTCTCCGGATCAAGACCGTCCTCCAGCGCACCGGTCTCAGCCGGTCGACCATGTACCGGAAGATGCAGAACGGCACGTTCCCGAAGAACGTCCAGATCAGCACCCGCTGCGCCGGCTGGCGTGAGTCCGCCGTCAACGCGTGGCTACGCAACCCGATGTTTTATGAAGCGAGCGAACAGGACGGCTGA
- a CDS encoding peptidylprolyl isomerase, whose amino-acid sequence MLKPLLALTALAAISPAIAQQTAPLPSDAAPGDWKAIPDDEMLVMTLQGGHQVFIRLAPRYAPAHVANIRKLAEARWWDGTSVYRVQDNYVTQWGGGDDKTALPPGVIENPPAEYEWPGFDAVKSFSFAKPDSYAAKTGISADGWPLANYGATSSLTHCYSMVGVARDLAPSTGSGAELYTVIGHAPRPLDRNIAIVGRIVEGMQWLSSLPRGTAALGVYAKDQAPTPILSVRLASQLPPDERPHFQYRSTDNPRFAAWIKARENRDGAFFTVPMGGVDVCTALPAVRRAQ is encoded by the coding sequence ATGCTTAAGCCACTCCTCGCGCTCACCGCGCTTGCCGCCATTTCGCCCGCTATCGCGCAGCAAACGGCGCCTTTGCCGTCCGATGCGGCGCCAGGGGACTGGAAAGCGATCCCCGATGACGAGATGCTGGTGATGACGCTGCAAGGCGGGCACCAGGTCTTCATCCGCCTCGCCCCGCGCTACGCCCCCGCGCACGTCGCCAATATCCGCAAGCTCGCCGAGGCGCGCTGGTGGGACGGCACCAGCGTCTACCGGGTACAGGACAATTACGTGACGCAGTGGGGCGGCGGCGACGACAAGACCGCGCTGCCGCCGGGCGTGATCGAGAACCCGCCCGCCGAATATGAATGGCCGGGCTTCGACGCGGTGAAGAGCTTCAGCTTCGCCAAGCCCGACAGCTATGCCGCGAAGACCGGGATCAGCGCCGATGGCTGGCCGCTCGCCAATTACGGCGCGACCAGCTCGCTGACGCACTGCTACTCGATGGTCGGCGTCGCGCGCGACCTGGCGCCGTCGACCGGCAGCGGCGCCGAGCTCTACACGGTGATCGGCCACGCCCCGCGCCCGCTCGACCGCAACATCGCGATCGTCGGCCGGATCGTCGAGGGGATGCAGTGGCTCTCCAGCCTGCCGCGCGGCACCGCGGCGCTGGGCGTCTACGCCAAGGATCAGGCGCCGACGCCGATCCTCTCGGTGCGCCTCGCCAGCCAGCTCCCGCCCGACGAGCGCCCGCATTTCCAATATCGCAGCACCGACAACCCGCGCTTCGCCGCCTGGATCAAGGCGCGCGAGAACCGGGACGGGGCGTTCTTCACGGTGCCGATGGGCGGCGTCGACGTGTGCACCGCGCTGCCGGCGGTGCGGCGGGCGCAGTAA
- a CDS encoding integrase arm-type DNA-binding domain-containing protein, whose amino-acid sequence MGKLTALKVRSLSEPGRYADGDGLFLDVTGKAAGRWVLRVQSNGRRREIGLGSLKNVSLADARDSAFAMRKKIAQGIDPVAERKQERQTVPTFRDAAKLVHEEHEKAWKNGKHQNQWLATLTTYAFPKIGDLPVDKIEGPAIREVLIPIWLSKPETARRVRQRIGTVLDWACAKGFRATEAPMRSLSKGLPRQPKKDGHFAAMPYADVPEFVEKLRERESVGRLALEALILTAARSGEIRGALWSELDLQDGLWTIPAARMKMGRPHIVPLSPEAVAVFEQAKKYKAGVGDLVFPGQDVKKPLSDMTLLKILRDGELTVTVHGFRSAFRDWVAEQTDYSGEVAEAALAHTVANKVEAAYRRTDFLDKRRLLMRDWAAFCKKGTRVSE is encoded by the coding sequence ATGGGAAAGCTCACCGCGCTTAAGGTACGCTCACTGTCTGAGCCGGGGCGGTATGCCGATGGCGATGGCCTTTTTCTCGATGTCACCGGCAAGGCGGCCGGCAGATGGGTTCTTCGAGTTCAGTCAAATGGGCGGCGAAGGGAAATTGGCCTGGGTTCGCTGAAGAACGTCTCGTTGGCGGATGCACGCGATTCAGCCTTCGCCATGCGCAAGAAGATCGCGCAGGGAATCGACCCGGTCGCGGAGCGAAAGCAGGAACGGCAGACTGTCCCGACCTTCCGTGATGCGGCCAAACTCGTGCACGAGGAGCACGAAAAGGCTTGGAAGAACGGCAAGCACCAGAACCAGTGGCTTGCGACCCTGACCACCTACGCCTTCCCCAAGATCGGGGACCTCCCGGTGGACAAGATCGAGGGTCCCGCGATCCGGGAGGTTCTGATCCCGATCTGGCTTTCCAAACCGGAGACGGCGAGGCGGGTCCGGCAGCGCATCGGCACGGTTCTCGATTGGGCCTGCGCCAAGGGATTTCGCGCCACCGAAGCGCCGATGCGGTCGCTGTCCAAGGGGCTGCCCCGACAGCCCAAGAAGGACGGTCATTTCGCCGCAATGCCCTATGCGGACGTTCCGGAATTCGTGGAGAAGCTTCGCGAACGCGAGTCGGTTGGGCGGCTCGCGTTGGAAGCACTCATCCTGACGGCTGCGCGGTCGGGTGAGATTCGCGGCGCGCTCTGGTCGGAGCTGGATTTGCAGGATGGTCTATGGACGATCCCCGCAGCGCGCATGAAGATGGGGCGGCCTCACATCGTGCCGCTGTCGCCTGAAGCAGTTGCCGTGTTCGAACAGGCGAAGAAGTACAAAGCGGGAGTCGGAGATCTCGTTTTTCCTGGCCAGGACGTGAAGAAGCCGCTCTCCGACATGACCCTGCTCAAGATTCTTCGGGATGGGGAGCTAACCGTTACCGTGCATGGCTTCCGCTCGGCATTTCGGGATTGGGTAGCGGAGCAAACCGATTATTCTGGCGAAGTGGCGGAGGCCGCGCTCGCCCATACGGTCGCGAACAAGGTGGAGGCGGCGTATCGCCGGACCGACTTCCTCGACAAGCGCCGGCTTTTGATGCGCGACTGGGCAGCTTTCTGCAAAAAAGGCACCCGCGTCAGCGAATGA